The following nucleotide sequence is from Nitratidesulfovibrio termitidis HI1.
CGGGCAGAAACCGGTCGCGCCGAAAGCCTATCAGGTAATACCCCCCATCGAAGGCCGGGCCGATGACCGCGTCATGCAGGTCCAGGTCATCCAGGGCCTTCTGCGCCAGTTCGTGCGGAAAGTCCGGAATGTCGCTGCCCAGCACCACCACCCGCTCGTACCCGGCGGCGTAGGCATCGGCAAGGGCCGTGCGCATGCGCGCGCCCAGGTCGTCGCCCCGCTGGGGCAGATAGGCATGCTGCGGCCCCAGCCAGGCCTTGTACGCTGCCAGCGCGGCCTGCGCATCTGGCGCGCCCTGCTCATCTGGCGTGACCTGCTCATCTGGCGTGACCGGCGCACTGCGGGGCACGGCGCCCGTGTCGCAACAGATACGCAGGTCGGCCTTTACCTGAACCAGTTCGGCCAGCATGTCCTGCACGAAATGGCGGTACATGGCGGCGGCGGCTTCCGCGCCCATGACGGAGGCAAGGCGCGTCTTCACCGCGCCCGGTTCCGGATACTTGACGAAAAAGAGTACGCAGGTGTCGCTCATGATGCTCCTTTGCGGGCGCGGTACCAACGCGCCAGTATCTGCGCCGGAACCCCCAGCGCGTACAGCAGCCGAAGACAGACGTTGCGCAGGGTGCAGCGCACGGCCCCCTCGTCGCGCCAGCGCCGGGCCGACGTGACGGCCCGCAGGTCCAGCAGGGCCAGCGGCTGATCAGCGCGATGCCGACAATGCTGGCGATGCTGACGGCGCAGGCGGCGCATGATTTCCACATCTTCCATCAGCGGCAGGTCGGGGTAACCGCCCAGGGAACGGAACACCCCGGCCCGGAAGAACTGGGCCTGGTCGCCGTAGGGAGTGCGGGTGAGCCGGTTGCGCAGGTTGCCCAGCGTCTCCACCACCCGGAACCACGCCCCCGGCGCGTCGATGGACAGGGTGAAGGCCCCGGCGCCGGGAACGCCGTCGGCAGCGCAGGAAGCGGCATCGTCGGCGTACCGCGCTTCGCCCCCACCAGCGCCGCCAGTTCCCCCAACACCCAACGCCCGCAGCACGGCGGGAAAGGCCCCGTCCGGCAAACGCGTATCCGCGTGCAGGAACAGCAGCACCTGCCCACGGGCCACGGCGGCCCCGGCATTCATCTGCCGGGCGCGGCCACGCGGTGCGGCCACGGCGCGCACGGGCAGCCCCGTGCCGGAAAATTCTTCGGCGGCCAAAGCGGTCACCAGATGGCTCGTCGGGGCCAAGTCTGCTGCAACCAGACCGGTTGCAGCCCGCCACGCATCCCTGCCCAGTGCCGTCTTCAGGGCCGCCAGCGTGTCGCCTTCCGGCGCGCCGTCGGCCACCACCAGTTCCACCGTCCCCGGCGGCAGTTCACCGGCCAATGCGCGCACATGCCCGACCAGCGCCGCGATGCGGGGGGCCTCGTGCAGCACCGGCACCACCACGGACAGCAGCACGGGCAGCGGTTCTTCGGGCTCCGGGCCGTGCCCCCCAGTCTCCGGTCCGCCCCAATCCGGTCCGCCCTGGTCCGGTCGGCTCTGGCCCGGTTCGCAATATCCCGCCGTGCGCAACGTTGCGCCGTCCGGTTCGGCCCCGGCGTACGGTTCCGTGAGTTGGGCTGCACTCATGGTGTGGATGATAGCCGTTCCCG
It contains:
- a CDS encoding TIGR04282 family arsenosugar biosynthesis glycosyltransferase: MSDTCVLFFVKYPEPGAVKTRLASVMGAEAAAAMYRHFVQDMLAELVQVKADLRICCDTGAVPRSAPVTPDEQVTPDEQGAPDAQAALAAYKAWLGPQHAYLPQRGDDLGARMRTALADAYAAGYERVVVLGSDIPDFPHELAQKALDDLDLHDAVIGPAFDGGYYLIGFRRDRFLPGVFEGVEWSGTSVYAATMERLEAARLDVVRLPEWNDVDTMWDLNVLYRTNRNSSFRRSSSYAAMREHDALIRQYDMELPVWARETESAK
- a CDS encoding TIGR04283 family arsenosugar biosynthesis glycosyltransferase, which codes for MSAAQLTEPYAGAEPDGATLRTAGYCEPGQSRPDQGGPDWGGPETGGHGPEPEEPLPVLLSVVVPVLHEAPRIAALVGHVRALAGELPPGTVELVVADGAPEGDTLAALKTALGRDAWRAATGLVAADLAPTSHLVTALAAEEFSGTGLPVRAVAAPRGRARQMNAGAAVARGQVLLFLHADTRLPDGAFPAVLRALGVGGTGGAGGGEARYADDAASCAADGVPGAGAFTLSIDAPGAWFRVVETLGNLRNRLTRTPYGDQAQFFRAGVFRSLGGYPDLPLMEDVEIMRRLRRQHRQHCRHRADQPLALLDLRAVTSARRWRDEGAVRCTLRNVCLRLLYALGVPAQILARWYRARKGAS